Proteins encoded in a region of the Misgurnus anguillicaudatus chromosome 9, ASM2758022v2, whole genome shotgun sequence genome:
- the brd8a gene encoding bromodomain-containing protein 8 isoform X2 encodes MASGVGKHKMLLGPTEPWSIREKLCLASSVMKSGDQNWVSVSRAIKPFAEPGRPPDWFSQKHCASQYSELLETTEAPKRKRGEKGEVVETVEDVIVRRLTAERIEELKRLIKETQEKHRKLKREAELIQAGHLDTKLEELWEEIVRNKKQEEEEAEVKRKATDAAYQARQALKNTPKRVPCVTLRSPSGSCSPSLDFPIGDSSENASTTGAGLTVFVPMAELAGPGLVESNLGSLLDESTQKKLLGQKITPPPSPLLSELLKKGSLLPTSPRLAVEGEALSSQLTGSQDVQMTSSLPASQAATGAPTLSRLLEAGPTQFPSQLSSMATADSTPSTTDTAVPLITGDGAPNAPVDNKEAVLGEDDLVTVSYMAEELDLETVGDIIAIIEEKGNENVEALDAAAVEAALSLCEDTGHNLTGTWEPNTFRPIGPEPSGTTDDLDPNPLHLLEGKREDPDTCGSSGCGAQAYPTPSFTVPQDTVPTQTESDNPRSEYTDKAKEERSEPVHAVIKRESDEWTQSQSDTQSEDDPAVKQHSKEVKDEEEEEAVSDTEEGSVMEIKAGLEGDGAEDCGGDEDGEGVYLSEAEGETELDPPASESEDGYSMHTASSSLQLHTTADSIPSSPASSQFSICSEDQEAIQAQKIWKKSIMLVWRAAANHRYANVFLQPVTDDIAPGYHSIVHRPMDLSTIKKNIENGLIRTTAEFQRDIMLMFQNAVMYNSSDHDVFHMAVEMQRDVLEQIQQFLATQLIMQTSESGISAKSLRGRDASRKQDPNDKDCVPMASPAFLLSLFDGGTRGRRCAIEADLKMKK; translated from the exons ATGGCGAGCGGAGTTGGAA AACACAAAATGCTGCTGGGCCCAACAGAACCTTGGTCAATTAGAGAAAAGCTTTGCCTCGCCTCCTCTGTCATGAAGAGTGGAGACCAAAACTG GGTGTCTGTGAGCCGAGCCATTAAGCCATTTGCCGAACCCGGACGTCCACCTGACTGGTTCTCACAGAAG CATTGTGCATCCCAATACTCTGAGCTCCTGGAGACAACTGAGGCCCCAAA GAGAAAGCGAGGTGAGAAAGGGGAGGTGGTTGAGACGGTGGAGGATGTAATCGTCCGCAGACTGACAGCAGAGAGAATAGAGGAGTTAAAACGACTGATCAAAGAAACCCAAGAAAAGCACAG GAAACTGAAGAGAGAAGCTGAGCTCATCCAGGCAGGTCACCTGGACACCAAACTTGAGGAGCTATGGGAGGAAATTGTACG GAACAAAAAACAAGAGGAAGAGGAAGCTGAGGTGAAGAGAAAGGCCACAGATGCAGCATACCAGG CCAGACAGGCACTGAAGAACACTCCTAAACGTGTGCCCTGTGTGACTCTACGCTCCCCCTCTGGGTCCTGTTCTCCCAGCCTAGATTTTCCCATCGGAGACTCGTCTGAAAATGCCAGCACCACT GGGGCAGGGCTGACCGTTTTTGTGCCCATGGCGGAGCTGGCAGGCCCCGGACTGGTAGAGTCGAATTTGGGTTCTCTGCTAGATGAATCAACACAGAAGAAGCTTTTGGGGCAGAAAATCACACCGCCCCCTTCCCCGCTACTTTCAGAACTGCTGAAAAAAGGCAGTCTTCTGCCCACCAGCCCTAGACTG GCAGTCGAGGGAGAAGCTTTATCTAGCCAGCTTACAGGATCTCAAGATGTTCAGATGACGTCTTCACTACCAGCCTCTCAGGCCGCTACAG GTGCTCCCACATTGTCTCGTCTGCTGGAAGCTGGCCCCACCCAGTTTCCCTCTCAGTTGAGCTCAATGGCCACTGCAGACTCCACCCCCagcactactgacactgctgtCCCGCTCATCACAG GTGATGGAGCACCAAATGCACCAGTAGATAATAAGGAAGCAGTTTTAGGGGAAGATGACCTGGTGACTGTGTCTTATATGGCAGAGGAGTTGGACTTGGAGACAGTCGGGGACATTATAGCTATTATTGAGGAGAAG GGCAATGAAAATGTAGAGGCGCTGGATGCCGCAGCAGTGGAAGCTGCTCTGTCCTTGTGTGAGGATACGGGTCACAACCTGACAGGGACCTGGGAACCCAACACCTTCAGGCCCATTGGTCCTGAGCCGTCCGGCACCACAGATGACCTAGACCCAAATCCTCTGCACCTGTTAGAAGGGAAGAGAGAGGATCCTGACACATGTGGATCAAGTGGCTGCGGAGCACAGGCGTATCCGACTCCCTCATTCACTGTACCTCAAGACACCGTCCCGACCCAAACAGAATCAGACAACCCCAGATCAGAATACACTGACAAGGCTAAAGAGGAAAGATCAGAACCTGTGCATGCTGTGATTAAACGTGAGAGTGATGAGTGGACACAGTCTCAATCCG ATACACAGTCAGAAGATGATCCCGCGGTAAAACAGCACTCAAAG GAAGTGAAagatgaggaggaggaggaggctGTAAGCGATACAGAAGAGGGCAGCGTGATGGAGATAAAAGCCGGATTAGAGGGTGACGGAGCAGAGGATTGTGGGGGAGACGAGGATGGAGAGGGAGTTTATCTGTCTGAGGCTGAAGGGGAAACCGAGTTGGACCCTCCAGCCAGTGAGAGCGAGGACGGCTACAGCATGCACACTGCATCCTCTTCCCTACAGCTTCACACCACTGCCGACTCAATTCCCAGCAGCCCTGCTTCCTCACAGTT CTCTATCTGCAGTGAAGATCAAGAAGCCATTCAGGCTCAGAAGATCTGGAAGAAATCCATCATGCTGGTGTGGCGAGCAGCAGCCAATCACAG GTATGCAAATGTCTTCCTGCAACCGGTGACAGATGACATTGCCCCGGGTTACCACAGTATTGTTCATAG GCCAATGGATTTGTCCACCATCAAAAAGAACATAGAGAACGGTCTGATCCGCACCACAGCCGAGTTTCAGCGTGATATCATGCTGATGTTCCAGAACGCCGTGATGTACAACAGCTCCGATCACGACGTGTTTCACATGGCCGTGGAGATGCAGAGGGACGTGCTGGAGCAGATTCAGCAGTTTCTGGCCACGCAGCTGATCATGCAGACGTCAGAGTCTGGCATCAGTGCCAAGAGCCTGCGCGGAAGAGATGCCAGCCGTAAACAGGACCCTAATGACAAG
- the brd8a gene encoding bromodomain-containing protein 8 isoform X3, with protein MASGVGKHKMLLGPTEPWSIREKLCLASSVMKSGDQNWVSVSRAIKPFAEPGRPPDWFSQKHCASQYSELLETTEAPKRKRGEKGEVVETVEDVIVRRLTAERIEELKRLIKETQEKHRKLKREAELIQAGHLDTKLEELWEEIVRNKKQEEEEAEVKRKATDAAYQARQALKNTPKRVPCVTLRSPSGSCSPSLDFPIGDSSENASTTGAGLTVFVPMAELAGPGLVESNLGSLLDESTQKKLLGQKITPPPSPLLSELLKKGSLLPTSPRLAVEGEALSSQLTGSQDVQMTSSLPASQAATGAPTLSRLLEAGPTQFPSQLSSMATADSTPSTTDTAVPLITGGDGAPNAPVDNKEAVLGEDDLVTVSYMAEELDLETVGDIIAIIEEKGNENVEALDAAAVEAALSLCEDTGHNLTGTWEPNTFRPIGPEPSGTTDDLDPNPLHLLEGKREDPDTCGSSGCGAQAYPTPSFTVPQDTVPTQTESDNPRSEYTDKAKEERSEPVHAVIKRESDEWTQSQSDTQSEDDPAVKQHSKEVKDEEEEEAVSDTEEGSVMEIKAGLEGDGAEDCGGDEDGEGVYLSEAEGETELDPPASESEDGYSMHTASSSLQLHTTADSIPSSPASSQFSICSEDQEAIQAQKIWKKSIMLVWRAAANHRYANVFLQPVTDDIAPGYHSIVHRPMDLSTIKKNIENGLIRTTAEFQRDIMLMFQNAVMYNSSDHDVFHMAVEMQRDVLEQIQQFLATQLIMQTSESGISAKSLRGRDASRKQDPNDKDGGTRGRRCAIEADLKMKK; from the exons ATGGCGAGCGGAGTTGGAA AACACAAAATGCTGCTGGGCCCAACAGAACCTTGGTCAATTAGAGAAAAGCTTTGCCTCGCCTCCTCTGTCATGAAGAGTGGAGACCAAAACTG GGTGTCTGTGAGCCGAGCCATTAAGCCATTTGCCGAACCCGGACGTCCACCTGACTGGTTCTCACAGAAG CATTGTGCATCCCAATACTCTGAGCTCCTGGAGACAACTGAGGCCCCAAA GAGAAAGCGAGGTGAGAAAGGGGAGGTGGTTGAGACGGTGGAGGATGTAATCGTCCGCAGACTGACAGCAGAGAGAATAGAGGAGTTAAAACGACTGATCAAAGAAACCCAAGAAAAGCACAG GAAACTGAAGAGAGAAGCTGAGCTCATCCAGGCAGGTCACCTGGACACCAAACTTGAGGAGCTATGGGAGGAAATTGTACG GAACAAAAAACAAGAGGAAGAGGAAGCTGAGGTGAAGAGAAAGGCCACAGATGCAGCATACCAGG CCAGACAGGCACTGAAGAACACTCCTAAACGTGTGCCCTGTGTGACTCTACGCTCCCCCTCTGGGTCCTGTTCTCCCAGCCTAGATTTTCCCATCGGAGACTCGTCTGAAAATGCCAGCACCACT GGGGCAGGGCTGACCGTTTTTGTGCCCATGGCGGAGCTGGCAGGCCCCGGACTGGTAGAGTCGAATTTGGGTTCTCTGCTAGATGAATCAACACAGAAGAAGCTTTTGGGGCAGAAAATCACACCGCCCCCTTCCCCGCTACTTTCAGAACTGCTGAAAAAAGGCAGTCTTCTGCCCACCAGCCCTAGACTG GCAGTCGAGGGAGAAGCTTTATCTAGCCAGCTTACAGGATCTCAAGATGTTCAGATGACGTCTTCACTACCAGCCTCTCAGGCCGCTACAG GTGCTCCCACATTGTCTCGTCTGCTGGAAGCTGGCCCCACCCAGTTTCCCTCTCAGTTGAGCTCAATGGCCACTGCAGACTCCACCCCCagcactactgacactgctgtCCCGCTCATCACAG GAGGTGATGGAGCACCAAATGCACCAGTAGATAATAAGGAAGCAGTTTTAGGGGAAGATGACCTGGTGACTGTGTCTTATATGGCAGAGGAGTTGGACTTGGAGACAGTCGGGGACATTATAGCTATTATTGAGGAGAAG GGCAATGAAAATGTAGAGGCGCTGGATGCCGCAGCAGTGGAAGCTGCTCTGTCCTTGTGTGAGGATACGGGTCACAACCTGACAGGGACCTGGGAACCCAACACCTTCAGGCCCATTGGTCCTGAGCCGTCCGGCACCACAGATGACCTAGACCCAAATCCTCTGCACCTGTTAGAAGGGAAGAGAGAGGATCCTGACACATGTGGATCAAGTGGCTGCGGAGCACAGGCGTATCCGACTCCCTCATTCACTGTACCTCAAGACACCGTCCCGACCCAAACAGAATCAGACAACCCCAGATCAGAATACACTGACAAGGCTAAAGAGGAAAGATCAGAACCTGTGCATGCTGTGATTAAACGTGAGAGTGATGAGTGGACACAGTCTCAATCCG ATACACAGTCAGAAGATGATCCCGCGGTAAAACAGCACTCAAAG GAAGTGAAagatgaggaggaggaggaggctGTAAGCGATACAGAAGAGGGCAGCGTGATGGAGATAAAAGCCGGATTAGAGGGTGACGGAGCAGAGGATTGTGGGGGAGACGAGGATGGAGAGGGAGTTTATCTGTCTGAGGCTGAAGGGGAAACCGAGTTGGACCCTCCAGCCAGTGAGAGCGAGGACGGCTACAGCATGCACACTGCATCCTCTTCCCTACAGCTTCACACCACTGCCGACTCAATTCCCAGCAGCCCTGCTTCCTCACAGTT CTCTATCTGCAGTGAAGATCAAGAAGCCATTCAGGCTCAGAAGATCTGGAAGAAATCCATCATGCTGGTGTGGCGAGCAGCAGCCAATCACAG GTATGCAAATGTCTTCCTGCAACCGGTGACAGATGACATTGCCCCGGGTTACCACAGTATTGTTCATAG GCCAATGGATTTGTCCACCATCAAAAAGAACATAGAGAACGGTCTGATCCGCACCACAGCCGAGTTTCAGCGTGATATCATGCTGATGTTCCAGAACGCCGTGATGTACAACAGCTCCGATCACGACGTGTTTCACATGGCCGTGGAGATGCAGAGGGACGTGCTGGAGCAGATTCAGCAGTTTCTGGCCACGCAGCTGATCATGCAGACGTCAGAGTCTGGCATCAGTGCCAAGAGCCTGCGCGGAAGAGATGCCAGCCGTAAACAGGACCCTAATGACAAG
- the hbegfb gene encoding heparin-binding EGF-like growth factor b: MDTLRLGIIVVYCLVLCSCASMDRYESAKPRTTVLNSIESLEETSSTSGHQPDKTSDLYDLEYDDDDSISGDYDFILPRVQFSTKPKHPSMMPITEKKRKGKRKGKGKGRGRKKNPCLSEYKDFCIHGVCHYLKELQSHSCVCEAGFSGERCHLFTLPVVKEEQRYSRTTALAVMAVVLSLMCLTIIGILLTLRYHKKSDDDVESEEKVKLPCSSDKQ, from the exons ATGGATACTTTACGACTTGGGATCATTGTCGTTTATTGTCTCG TGTTATGCAGTTGCGCCTCTATGGACAGGTATGAAAGTGCCAAACCCAGAACAACAGTGCTCAACAGTATTGAAAGCTTGGAAGAGACAAGCAGCACATCAGGACATCAGCCAGACAAAACATCCGATCTGTATGATCTggaatatgatgatgatgactcAATCTCTGGGGATTATGATTTTATCCTCCCAAGAG TTCAATTTTCCACAAAACCCAAACATCCGTCTATGATGCCCATTACTGAGAAGAAAAGAAAAGGCAAAAGAAAGGGCAAAGGAAAGGGTAGGGGGAGGAAGAAAAACCCCTGCCTGTCAGAATACAAAGATTTCTGCATTCATGGAGTTTGTCACTATCTGAAAGAGTTACAGTCTCATTCTTGTGT atgTGAGGCCGGTTTCTCAGGGGAGAGATGTCACCTGTTCACATTACCGGTAGTTAAAGAGGAACAGCGTTACAGCCGGACCACAGCTTTAGCTGTAATGGCAGTGGTCTTGTCCCTCATGTGTCTCACAATCATTGGCATTCTGCTGACACTGAG gtaCCACAAAAAAAGTGATGATGATGTGGAAAGTGAAGAAAAGGTCAAACTTCCGTGCAGTAGTGATAAGCAGTGA
- the hnrnph1l gene encoding heterogeneous nuclear ribonucleoprotein H1, like isoform X2, protein MADDEGFVVRVRGLPWSCSAEEVSRFFAGCKIANNGTAIHFTYTREGRPSGEAFVELESEEDLKLAVKKDRDTMGHRYVEVFKSNNVEMDWVMKHTGPNCPETEGDGLVRLRGLPFGCSKEEIVQFFSGLEIVPNGITLPVDFQGRSTGEAFVQFASQDIAEKALKKHKERIGHRYIEIFKSSRAEVRTHYEPPRKGIGMQRPSPYDRPSGGGRGYNGMSRGGSFDRVRRGGYGGEVSGGRYSDGGSFQSTTGHCVHMRGLPYRATEPDIYNFFSPLNPVRVHIEIGPDGRVTGEADVEFATHEDAVAAMSKDKANMQHRYVELFLNSTAGGSNGSYGGQMIGGMGNQSSYGHGGQQMGGGYTGGYNNQSSMGGYNDYNNQSGMNSSYYGGSRGSVGMNGMGGGWGM, encoded by the exons ATGGCTGACGATGAAGGATTTGTTGTCCGTGTTCGGGGTTTGCCTTGGTCGTGCTCTGCGGAAGAAGTGTCCAGGTTCTTTGCTG GCTGTAAAATTGCCAACAATGGAACAGCCATtcacttcacatacacacgaGAAGGCAGGCCGAGTGGAGAAGCATTTGTGGAGCTGGAGTCAGAAGAAGATCTTAAACTCGCAGTCAAAAAAGACAGAGACACAATGGGACACAGATACGTAGAAG TATTCAAATCAAACAATGTGGAAATGGACTGGGTTATGAAGCACACTGGTCCAAACTGTCCAGAGACAGAGGGAGATGGGTTGGTCAGATTGCGCGGACTCCCTTTCGGATGTAGCAAGGAAGAGATTGTGCAGTTTTTCTCAG GGTTGGAAATCGTGCCAAATGGGATAACATTGCCGGTGGACTTCCAGGGGAGGAGTACGGGGGAGGCCTTCGTGCAGTTTGCTTCACAGGATATAGCTGAAAAGGCTCTAAAGAAACACAAGGAAAGAATAGGGCACAG GTACATTGAGATCTTTAAGAGCAGTCGAGCTGAAGTGCGGACACATTATGAGCCTCCTCGTAAAGGCATAGGGATGCAGAGACCCAGCCCTTATGATCGACCCAGCGGAGGAGGCCGAGGCTACAATGGCATGAGTCGCGGTGGGTCGTTTGATCGGGTCAGACGTGGAGGATACGGTGGAG aaGTGTCAGGTGGGCGTTACAGTGATGGTGGTAGTTTTCAGAGTACCACTGGTCATTGTGTTCACATGAGGGGTCTTCCTTACCGGGCAACAGAACCTGACATTTATAAT TTTTTCTCTCCTCTGAACCCTGTGCGTGTGCATATTGAGATCGGTCCAGATGGGCGCGTGACCGGAGAGGCTGACGTTGAATTTGCAACCCATGAGGATGCCGTAGCTGCCATGTCAAAGGACAAAGCAAATATGC AGCACCGTTATGTTGAGTTGTTCCTGAACTCGACAGCTGGGGGCAGTAATGGAAGCTATGGAGGGCAAATGATAGGTGGAATGG GAAACCAGTCATCTTATGGACACGGAGGGCAACAGATGGGTGGGGGCTACACAGGAGGGTACAACAACCAGTCCAGCATGGGAGGCTACAATGACTACA ACAACCAGAGCGGAATGAATAGCAGTTACTATGGTGGAAGCCGTGGCTCTGTCGGTATGAATGGTATGGGAGGAGGCTGGGGCATGTAG
- the brd8a gene encoding bromodomain-containing protein 8 isoform X1 translates to MASGVGKHKMLLGPTEPWSIREKLCLASSVMKSGDQNWVSVSRAIKPFAEPGRPPDWFSQKHCASQYSELLETTEAPKRKRGEKGEVVETVEDVIVRRLTAERIEELKRLIKETQEKHRKLKREAELIQAGHLDTKLEELWEEIVRNKKQEEEEAEVKRKATDAAYQARQALKNTPKRVPCVTLRSPSGSCSPSLDFPIGDSSENASTTGAGLTVFVPMAELAGPGLVESNLGSLLDESTQKKLLGQKITPPPSPLLSELLKKGSLLPTSPRLAVEGEALSSQLTGSQDVQMTSSLPASQAATGAPTLSRLLEAGPTQFPSQLSSMATADSTPSTTDTAVPLITGGDGAPNAPVDNKEAVLGEDDLVTVSYMAEELDLETVGDIIAIIEEKGNENVEALDAAAVEAALSLCEDTGHNLTGTWEPNTFRPIGPEPSGTTDDLDPNPLHLLEGKREDPDTCGSSGCGAQAYPTPSFTVPQDTVPTQTESDNPRSEYTDKAKEERSEPVHAVIKRESDEWTQSQSDTQSEDDPAVKQHSKEVKDEEEEEAVSDTEEGSVMEIKAGLEGDGAEDCGGDEDGEGVYLSEAEGETELDPPASESEDGYSMHTASSSLQLHTTADSIPSSPASSQFSICSEDQEAIQAQKIWKKSIMLVWRAAANHRYANVFLQPVTDDIAPGYHSIVHRPMDLSTIKKNIENGLIRTTAEFQRDIMLMFQNAVMYNSSDHDVFHMAVEMQRDVLEQIQQFLATQLIMQTSESGISAKSLRGRDASRKQDPNDKDCVPMASPAFLLSLFDGGTRGRRCAIEADLKMKK, encoded by the exons ATGGCGAGCGGAGTTGGAA AACACAAAATGCTGCTGGGCCCAACAGAACCTTGGTCAATTAGAGAAAAGCTTTGCCTCGCCTCCTCTGTCATGAAGAGTGGAGACCAAAACTG GGTGTCTGTGAGCCGAGCCATTAAGCCATTTGCCGAACCCGGACGTCCACCTGACTGGTTCTCACAGAAG CATTGTGCATCCCAATACTCTGAGCTCCTGGAGACAACTGAGGCCCCAAA GAGAAAGCGAGGTGAGAAAGGGGAGGTGGTTGAGACGGTGGAGGATGTAATCGTCCGCAGACTGACAGCAGAGAGAATAGAGGAGTTAAAACGACTGATCAAAGAAACCCAAGAAAAGCACAG GAAACTGAAGAGAGAAGCTGAGCTCATCCAGGCAGGTCACCTGGACACCAAACTTGAGGAGCTATGGGAGGAAATTGTACG GAACAAAAAACAAGAGGAAGAGGAAGCTGAGGTGAAGAGAAAGGCCACAGATGCAGCATACCAGG CCAGACAGGCACTGAAGAACACTCCTAAACGTGTGCCCTGTGTGACTCTACGCTCCCCCTCTGGGTCCTGTTCTCCCAGCCTAGATTTTCCCATCGGAGACTCGTCTGAAAATGCCAGCACCACT GGGGCAGGGCTGACCGTTTTTGTGCCCATGGCGGAGCTGGCAGGCCCCGGACTGGTAGAGTCGAATTTGGGTTCTCTGCTAGATGAATCAACACAGAAGAAGCTTTTGGGGCAGAAAATCACACCGCCCCCTTCCCCGCTACTTTCAGAACTGCTGAAAAAAGGCAGTCTTCTGCCCACCAGCCCTAGACTG GCAGTCGAGGGAGAAGCTTTATCTAGCCAGCTTACAGGATCTCAAGATGTTCAGATGACGTCTTCACTACCAGCCTCTCAGGCCGCTACAG GTGCTCCCACATTGTCTCGTCTGCTGGAAGCTGGCCCCACCCAGTTTCCCTCTCAGTTGAGCTCAATGGCCACTGCAGACTCCACCCCCagcactactgacactgctgtCCCGCTCATCACAG GAGGTGATGGAGCACCAAATGCACCAGTAGATAATAAGGAAGCAGTTTTAGGGGAAGATGACCTGGTGACTGTGTCTTATATGGCAGAGGAGTTGGACTTGGAGACAGTCGGGGACATTATAGCTATTATTGAGGAGAAG GGCAATGAAAATGTAGAGGCGCTGGATGCCGCAGCAGTGGAAGCTGCTCTGTCCTTGTGTGAGGATACGGGTCACAACCTGACAGGGACCTGGGAACCCAACACCTTCAGGCCCATTGGTCCTGAGCCGTCCGGCACCACAGATGACCTAGACCCAAATCCTCTGCACCTGTTAGAAGGGAAGAGAGAGGATCCTGACACATGTGGATCAAGTGGCTGCGGAGCACAGGCGTATCCGACTCCCTCATTCACTGTACCTCAAGACACCGTCCCGACCCAAACAGAATCAGACAACCCCAGATCAGAATACACTGACAAGGCTAAAGAGGAAAGATCAGAACCTGTGCATGCTGTGATTAAACGTGAGAGTGATGAGTGGACACAGTCTCAATCCG ATACACAGTCAGAAGATGATCCCGCGGTAAAACAGCACTCAAAG GAAGTGAAagatgaggaggaggaggaggctGTAAGCGATACAGAAGAGGGCAGCGTGATGGAGATAAAAGCCGGATTAGAGGGTGACGGAGCAGAGGATTGTGGGGGAGACGAGGATGGAGAGGGAGTTTATCTGTCTGAGGCTGAAGGGGAAACCGAGTTGGACCCTCCAGCCAGTGAGAGCGAGGACGGCTACAGCATGCACACTGCATCCTCTTCCCTACAGCTTCACACCACTGCCGACTCAATTCCCAGCAGCCCTGCTTCCTCACAGTT CTCTATCTGCAGTGAAGATCAAGAAGCCATTCAGGCTCAGAAGATCTGGAAGAAATCCATCATGCTGGTGTGGCGAGCAGCAGCCAATCACAG GTATGCAAATGTCTTCCTGCAACCGGTGACAGATGACATTGCCCCGGGTTACCACAGTATTGTTCATAG GCCAATGGATTTGTCCACCATCAAAAAGAACATAGAGAACGGTCTGATCCGCACCACAGCCGAGTTTCAGCGTGATATCATGCTGATGTTCCAGAACGCCGTGATGTACAACAGCTCCGATCACGACGTGTTTCACATGGCCGTGGAGATGCAGAGGGACGTGCTGGAGCAGATTCAGCAGTTTCTGGCCACGCAGCTGATCATGCAGACGTCAGAGTCTGGCATCAGTGCCAAGAGCCTGCGCGGAAGAGATGCCAGCCGTAAACAGGACCCTAATGACAAG
- the hnrnph1l gene encoding heterogeneous nuclear ribonucleoprotein H1, like isoform X1: MADDEGFVVRVRGLPWSCSAEEVSRFFAGCKIANNGTAIHFTYTREGRPSGEAFVELESEEDLKLAVKKDRDTMGHRYVEVFKSNNVEMDWVMKHTGPNCPETEGDGLVRLRGLPFGCSKEEIVQFFSGLEIVPNGITLPVDFQGRSTGEAFVQFASQDIAEKALKKHKERIGHRYIEIFKSSRAEVRTHYEPPRKGIGMQRPSPYDRPSGGGRGYNGMSRGGSFDRVRRGGYGGEVSGGRYSDGGSFQSTTGHCVHMRGLPYRATEPDIYNFFSPLNPVRVHIEIGPDGRVTGEADVEFATHEDAVAAMSKDKANMRKLCESNSLFLGASIKCWCSFVKSKILTCTFSFLEHRYVELFLNSTAGGSNGSYGGQMIGGMGNQSSYGHGGQQMGGGYTGGYNNQSSMGGYNDYNNQSGMNSSYYGGSRGSVGMNGMGGGWGM; this comes from the exons ATGGCTGACGATGAAGGATTTGTTGTCCGTGTTCGGGGTTTGCCTTGGTCGTGCTCTGCGGAAGAAGTGTCCAGGTTCTTTGCTG GCTGTAAAATTGCCAACAATGGAACAGCCATtcacttcacatacacacgaGAAGGCAGGCCGAGTGGAGAAGCATTTGTGGAGCTGGAGTCAGAAGAAGATCTTAAACTCGCAGTCAAAAAAGACAGAGACACAATGGGACACAGATACGTAGAAG TATTCAAATCAAACAATGTGGAAATGGACTGGGTTATGAAGCACACTGGTCCAAACTGTCCAGAGACAGAGGGAGATGGGTTGGTCAGATTGCGCGGACTCCCTTTCGGATGTAGCAAGGAAGAGATTGTGCAGTTTTTCTCAG GGTTGGAAATCGTGCCAAATGGGATAACATTGCCGGTGGACTTCCAGGGGAGGAGTACGGGGGAGGCCTTCGTGCAGTTTGCTTCACAGGATATAGCTGAAAAGGCTCTAAAGAAACACAAGGAAAGAATAGGGCACAG GTACATTGAGATCTTTAAGAGCAGTCGAGCTGAAGTGCGGACACATTATGAGCCTCCTCGTAAAGGCATAGGGATGCAGAGACCCAGCCCTTATGATCGACCCAGCGGAGGAGGCCGAGGCTACAATGGCATGAGTCGCGGTGGGTCGTTTGATCGGGTCAGACGTGGAGGATACGGTGGAG aaGTGTCAGGTGGGCGTTACAGTGATGGTGGTAGTTTTCAGAGTACCACTGGTCATTGTGTTCACATGAGGGGTCTTCCTTACCGGGCAACAGAACCTGACATTTATAAT TTTTTCTCTCCTCTGAACCCTGTGCGTGTGCATATTGAGATCGGTCCAGATGGGCGCGTGACCGGAGAGGCTGACGTTGAATTTGCAACCCATGAGGATGCCGTAGCTGCCATGTCAAAGGACAAAGCAAATATGCGTAAGTTATGTGAAAGTAATTCATTGTTTTTGGGTGCTAGCATTAAATGCTGGTGTTcttttgtaaaaagtaaaatattgacTTGTACGTTTTCCTTTTTAGAGCACCGTTATGTTGAGTTGTTCCTGAACTCGACAGCTGGGGGCAGTAATGGAAGCTATGGAGGGCAAATGATAGGTGGAATGG GAAACCAGTCATCTTATGGACACGGAGGGCAACAGATGGGTGGGGGCTACACAGGAGGGTACAACAACCAGTCCAGCATGGGAGGCTACAATGACTACA ACAACCAGAGCGGAATGAATAGCAGTTACTATGGTGGAAGCCGTGGCTCTGTCGGTATGAATGGTATGGGAGGAGGCTGGGGCATGTAG